A genomic segment from Plasmodium sp. gorilla clade G2 genome assembly, chromosome: 3 encodes:
- a CDS encoding serine/threonine protein kinase, putative encodes MNEHIKSIKYDNVHDTKKNVIRNYDDHNNIKANSHSKLQSKDLNTHNDNKQKWINSNNTNNNIQTNIHVKYYDKSVNNKTTTLIDKDIKQEKNYSKCSGVTINKSNAMKDYVRYSKKEDSSSNYVYKYNNMNGNNIMNGNNIMNGNNIMNRNNIMKDNNIMNGNNIMNRNNIMNRNNIMNRNNIMNSHVIHPISNKTTLIENNKKEENMFPSSDLYKKEINVKGDSDTFDLLYKRKIDKDDNLSKKKKRPNYSLNNDDDDHHDNFIVVCEEIKENGNEQNNNKNKKNVKEDVLHNVLDELRNKDNLVSDHIISKSFEKNNNLYIKKSVSLNENNNERKIYTQINKEEYSSTNNDDGSIKKKNNSSEGLDEQRKNYNYSIIEQKGYNFNNMDYEYFKDDTHKNQNGSNPNVIEQIEEYKKYGMNNKMDEPKIYNQHINNNVNMNQRCNVSINENIKNNIYFDDYEEGCEQEKDRNKLYDHTHNQEKGYKNNINDILREYHPNNDEVKEKEKEKQKDDEKKNIHARDKLVSHIDNVNSNIKINSLLDHIDRKKKTGYKEINLYKEIKNEYQKMLTDENSIMIEQVKKYNTHQVSNNFCDTNDMLQKENKILTNNDKKESINCDKKEPINCDKKEPSFYDKKETINYVKKKTFLLSKSKTCTSNVLSSKIPSTLSNKKLNATIKTIKKDVTDNEKKIYMHDHRKENIIKRNKEFINSYKGKRNNSNVDIVSEVCNNKINVKGDNNNMIVENKERTDSSFISIHHRKNITSTSTDTFAKNKKQIISPHLYSKKNEENDKKCELLKNNNENIKKNIYKDKEKISDLERKVFIKQNNDEKKNTSTKINDDMNIIIDKQKKRELNNNHIDLNRRIKNDSKILTNEKNNINKIQNNLMIKKTNMLTNKGINSTSISSSSTKNFKEGGLIKKNKNLTNLKYTSIRNKINVDSIKLNDKADLYEDKKKTSFNYINKGVKGMNMKKRNVPNTNSMVDTNKEKRVLNPVTLNNNYRNNYIHINKNNCKNEKMVGIKKIDPNKEKQKSFHPGVKVEKTLNQNYNSKGLTEKGGFKDIINEEMEKYKNNKMKYKIKSNSIPPIIKKIETRNNNNNDNNNNNININSCNNNGNSGNSLFLKKAKDAIHLKNNNIIKNNNMMFRKQSNSCDNNTTSMKNKMIIINSNSEKAKSNNSENNNEKKEMSYFEWLANEKKKEIIEKKGEIENDEDAKDSNKMDEELDDEETFMLQPLSSFNLRQNERKYEQRDFVVDKYPIGNGRTGLVFKAIIKKEENKNVALKVMAKDTIMSLNIERQVLKEIIIQASLKHVNILELIAYFEDKTRLFLILELANGGSVRNKMKQKKQPLNEEEVALYVYQIADALSYLHSFNIIHRDLKPDNILIHYSNEYLNNKIYKYGVIKLADFGFSCQLKNKRQKRSTFCGTIDYMPPEIINQIPYDCNVDLWCLGIVIFELLVGFPPFTDDTQERIFDQIKELNFHFPKSVSLLAQELILKLCSRTAEERISADEVKSHPWIKQFI; translated from the exons atgaatgaacATATCAAAAGtattaaatatgataatgttCATGATACCAAGAAAAATGTCATAAGAAATTATgatgatcataataatattaaagcaAACTCACATTCAAAATTACAGTCAAAAGATTTAAATACACATAATGATAACAAACAAAAATGGATCAAttcaaataatacaaataataatatacaaacaaATATTCATGTAAAGTATTATGATAAATCAGtcaataataaaacaacCACTCTAATAGATAAAGATAttaaacaagaaaaaaattattcaaaatGTAGTGGAGTGACTATCAATAAAAGTAATGCAATGAAGGATTATGTGAGGTATAGTAAAAAGGAAGATTCGTCAAGTAATTATGtgtacaaatataataatatgaacggaaataatattatgaacggcaataatattatgaacggcaataatattatgaacagaaataatattatgaaagacaataatattatgaacggcaataatattatgaacagaaataatattatgaacagaaataatattatgaacagaaataatattatgaacagtCATGTAATTCACCCCATTTCGAATAAAACCACCTTGATtgaaaacaataaaaaagaagaaaacatGTTTCCTTCATctgatttatataaaaaagaaataaatgtaaaaggAGATAGTGACACGtttgatttattatataagagAAAGATAGACAAGGATGATAAtttaagtaaaaaaaaaaagaggccCAATTATTCacttaataatgatgatgatgatcatCATGATAATTTTATTGTTGTGTGTGAGGAGATAAAAGAGAATggaaatgaacaaaataacaataaaaataagaaaaatgtaAAGGAGGATGTATTACACAATGTTTTGGATGAACTAAGAAATAAGGACAATTTAGTAAGTGACCATATAATTAGCAAatcatttgaaaaaaataataatttgtatattaaaaagtCAGTCagtttaaatgaaaataataatgagagAAAGATATAcacacaaataaataaagaagaatacAGTAGcacaaataatgatgatggttcaataaaaaaaaaaaacaattcatCAGAAGGTTTAGATGAACAGAGAAAAAATTACAACTATTCTATAATAGAACAGAAaggatataattttaataatatggattatgaatattttaaagatGATACACATAAGAATCAAAATGGATCTAATCCTAATGTCATTGAACAAATTGAggaatataagaaatatggAATGAATAACAAAATGGATGAGCCGAAAATTTATAatcaacatataaataataatgttaatatGAATCAAAGATGTAATGTGtctataaatgaaaatataaagaacaatatatattttgatgacTATGAAGAAGGGTGTGAACAAGAAAAAGatagaaataaattatatgatcaTACACATAATCAAGAGAAgggatataaaaataatataaatgatatattaagaGAATATCATCCAAATAATGATGAGGtgaaagaaaaggaaaaggaaaaacaaaaagatgatgaaaaaaaaaatatacatgcACGTGATAAATTGGTATCACATATTGATAATGTTAACTCAAATATTAAGATAAATTCATTATTAGATCATATAGAtaggaagaaaaaaacagGATACAAAGAAATTAATctttataaagaaataaaaaatgaatatcaAAAAATGTTAACTGATGAAAATTCAATTATGATAGAACAggtaaagaaatataatacacaTCAAGTGAGCAACAATTTTTGTGATACCAACGATATGTTAcagaaagaaaataaaatattaacaaataatgataaaaaagaatctATAAATTGTGATAAAAAAGAGCCTATAAATTGTGATAAAAAGGAACCTTctttttatgataaaaaagaaactataaattatgttaaaaaaaaaacatttttattatctaaatCTAAAACTTGTACATCTAATGTTTTATCATCTAAAATACCAAGTACtctatcaaataaaaaactgAATGCAActataaaaacaataaaaaaggaTGTTACAgataatgagaaaaaaatatatatgcatgATCATAGAAAGGAAAATATCATAAAGAGGAACAAGGAGTTTATTAATAGTTATAAAGGAAAGAGAAATAATTCAAACGTAGATATTGTCTCTGAAGtatgtaataataagatAAATGTTAAGGgtgataataacaatatgatAGTAGAGAATAAAGAACGTACTGATAGCTCCTTTATTTCTATTCAtcatagaaaaaatataacaagtACTAGTACAGACACGTttgcaaaaaataaaaaacaaattatatcTCCACATTTATATTCTAAGAAGAATGAAgagaatgataaaaaatgtgaactattaaaaaataataacgagaacataaaaaaaaatatttataaggataaagaaaaaataagcGATTTAGAAAGAAAGgtatttataaaacaaaataatgatgaaaaaaaaaacacaagtactaaaataaatgatgatatgaatattataatagataaacaaaaaaaaagggaattaaataataatcatattgaTTTAAAtagaagaataaaaaatgacTCTAAAATATTGACgaatgaaaagaataatataaacaaaatacaaaataatttaatgataaaaaaaacaaacatgCTAACAAATAAAGGAATAAATAGTACTTCCATTAGTAGTAGCTCTACAAAAAATTTCAAGGAGGGTggacttataaaaaaaaataaaaatcttaCAAATTTGAAATATACATCTATAAGgaataaaattaatgttgatagtataaaattaaatgataaagcTGATTTGTATGAAGACAAGAAGAAGACAagttttaattatataaataagggTGTAAAAGGaatgaatatgaaaaaaagaaatgttcCAAATACAAATAGTATGGTAGATACGAATAAAGAAAAACGGGTTCTCAATCCAGTcacattaaataataattatcgtaataattatatacatattaataagaataattgcaagaatgaaaaaatggtaggtataaaaaaaattgatccTAATaaggaaaaacaaaaaagttTTCATCCAGGAGTGAAAGTAGAAAAAACATTGaatcaaaattataattcCAAAGGTTTAACTGAGAAGGGTGGATTCaaagatattataaatgaagaaatggaaaaatataagaataataaaatgaagtataaaattaaaagtaaTTCAATACCAccaataattaaaaaaatagaaaccagaaacaacaacaataatgataataataataataatattaatattaatagttgtaataataatggcAATAGTGGTAactctttatttttaaaaaaggcAAAAGATGctattcatttaaaaaataataatattattaagaatAACAACATGATGTTTAGAAAGCAAAGTAATAGttgtgataataatacaacatcaatgaaaaataaaatgataataataaatagtaATTCAGAAAAGGCTAAGTCTAATAAttcagaaaataataatgaaaaaaaagaaatgtcGTATTTTGAATGGCTAGctaacgaaaaaaaaaaggagataatagaaaaaaaaggagaaaTAGAAAACGATGAAGATGCAAAAGATTCCAACAAGATGGATGAAGAATTGGATGATGAGGAGACTTTCATGCTACAAcctttatcatcatttaacTTAAGACAAAACgaaagaaaatatgaacaGAGAGATTTTGTTGTAGATAAATATCCAATAGGTAATGGAAGAACAGGATTGGTATTTAAagcaataataaaaaaggaagaaaacaaaaatgtCGCCCTTAAAGTAATGGCAAAAGATACAATTATGTCTTTAAATATTGAACGACAAGTATTGAAGGAAATTATAATACAAGCTAGCTTAAaacatgtaaatatattagaaCTTATAGCATATTTTGAAGACAAAACAAgactttttttaattctagAATTAGCTAATGGGGGATCAGTACgaaataaaatgaaacaaaagaaacaacctttaaatgaagaagaagttgcattatatgtatatcaaaTAGCTGATGCATTATCTTATCTGCATAGTTTTAATATAATCCATAGAGATTTGAAAcctgataatattttaattcattattctaatgaatatttaaataataaaatttataaatatggagTAATCAAGCTAGCCGACTTTGGGTTTTCTTGTCAGctcaaaaataaaagacaAAAAAGAAGTACATTCTGTGGCACAATAGATTATATGCCTCCTGAAATTATTAACCAAATACCTTATGATTGTAATGTCGATTTGTGGTGTTTGGGAATAGTTATATTTGAGTTGTTAGTTGGATTCCCTCCATTTACCGACGATACacag gaGAGGATTTTTGATCAAATAAAGGAattaaattttcattttcctAAGTCTGTATCATTGTTAGCTCAGGAgttaatattaaaa TTGTGTAGTAGAACTGCTGAAGAAAGGATTTCGGCAGATGAAGTAAAATCCCATCCATGGATAAAACaattcatataa